One Plasmodium vivax chromosome 13, whole genome shotgun sequence genomic region harbors:
- a CDS encoding hypothetical protein, conserved (encoded by transcript PVX_085980A), producing the protein MKLNVRYQTLFFSSGVMTVFCGTVSLLESLRYFYFTNFVVSTFLITMGLIMMILDIPGTPRWAAKHRIMIRKYIKFLTRLTGKAVWFFFLGSMSCLNLWPHSKKVTFFRSFWVILFSSFILGVAVVGFLIALRKSLRLEKLKKTIKLVSKGAYIDCYRKYSVADPDHGMQFEEFNRMCSDHTNGYIYFDFLDLFIIFNALDEHQKCSINEREFLEWINGPVTYL; encoded by the exons ATGAAATTAAATGTGAGGTACCAAACGTTATTCTTTTCCTCCGGAGTAATGACCGTTTTTTGTGGCACCGTATCGTTACTGGAATCGTTAAgatatttttacttcaccAATTTTGTGGTCTCCACCTTTTTAAT AACCATGGGGCTTATCATGATGATTTTGGACATCCCGGGAACGCCCAGATGGGCCGCAAAGCACAGGATTATGATAAGGAAGTACATCAAATTTTTAACGCGCTTGACGGGGAAGGCAGTttggttcttcttcttag gaTCGATGTCGTGTCTGAACCTATGGCCTCACTCGAAAAAGGTTACCTTCTTTAGATCGTTTTGGGTGATCCTATTCAGTAGCTTTATCCTAGGAGTTGCCGTAGTTGGCTTTTTAATCGCATTAAGAAAATCATTAAgattggaaaaattaaaaaagacgATCAAGCTGGTATCGAAGGGAGCCTACATTGATTGTTACAGAAAATATAGCGTAGCAGATCCAGACCACGGAAtgcaatttgaagaattcaATAGGATGTGTTCAGACCATACCaatggatatatatattttgacTTTTTGgatttatttatcatttttaatgccCTAGATGAGCACCAGAAATGTTCCATAAATGAAAGAGAATTTTTGGAATGGATAAATGGCCCCGTGACTTACTTGTGA
- a CDS encoding DNA-damage inducible protein, putative (encoded by transcript PVX_085985A), with protein MVFITISDDSKIITSLDVHEDTEIFTIVNIIENDFALNMNENELTYNGAPLNKFDTVKKLNINEGDLLFVRKKLSLDLMPQGNVSTQEGMAGMAGMAGIAAAGVGAASPSTGAGITPIPGSGVNAGGLNNAAFNALMEHFRTFQENEYIKKETEILLNIKNDRARMSVLQLQDKQLYDAIASQNVEEVKKNVKEKLESEKKEKEREQRMYENALKDPLSEDAQKYIYENIYKNQINSNLALAQEHFPEAFGVVYMLYIPVEINKNVVHAFVDSGAQSSIMSKQCAEKCNILRLMDRRFTGIAKGVGTKSILGKIHMVDIKIGNYFYAVSLTIIDEYDIDFIFGLDLLRRHQCRIDLKKNALVIEDNEIPFLPEKDIIANSSHSIDFDDTKESTGGA; from the coding sequence ATGGTCTTCATCACCATCTCCGACGACAGCAAGATCATAACCAGCCTGGACGTGCACGAAGACACGGAAATTTTCACCATCGTGAACATTATCGAAAATGACTTCGCGCTAAACATGAACGAAAACGAATTGACGTACAACGGGGCGCCCCTCAACAAATTCGACAcggtgaagaagctgaaCATAAATGAAGGGGACCTGCTCTTCGTGAGGAAGAAGTTGAGTCTGGATTTGATGCCCCAAGGGAATGTTAGCACTCAGGAAGGCATGGCAGGAATGGCAGGAATGGCAGGAATTGCAGCAGCGGGGGTAGGGGCGGCTTCGCCCTCCACAGGGGCTGGAATCACGCCCATCCCTGGTAGCGGCGTCAACGCGGGAGGGTTAAACAATGCAGCGTTTAACGCGCTGATGGAGCATTTCCGCACATTTCAAGAAAacgaatatataaaaaaagaaaccgAAATTTTACTAAACATAAAAAACGACAGAGCCAGGATGAGTGTCCTACAATTACAAGACAAACAACTGTATGATGCtatagctagccaaaatgtagaagaagtaaaaaaaaatgtaaaagaaaaattggaaagtgaaaaaaaagaaaaagaaagagaacAACGTATGTACGAAAATGCACTGAAAGATCCACTCTCAGAAGAtgcacaaaaatatatttatgaaaatatttataaaaatcaaataaacTCAAATTTGGCATTAGCACAGGAACATTTCCCAGAAGCATTTGGAGTTGTTTACATGTTATACATTCCTgttgaaataaataaaaacgtcGTTCACGCTTTTGTAGATTCGGGAGCCCAGTCAAGTATCATGTCCAAGCAGTGTGCAGAAAAATGCAACATTTTGAGACTAATGGATAGGAGATTTACAGGAATTGCCAAAGGAGTTGGTACCAAAtccattttggggaaaaTACACATGGTCGatataaaaattggaaaCTATTTCTACGCCGTTTCGCTAACCATCATTGATGAATATGAtattgattttattttcggCTTGGATTTGCTGAGGAGACACCAGTGCCGGATCGACTTGAAGAAAAACGCCCTCGTCATTGAGGATAATGAAATTCCATTCTTGCCGGAGAAGGACATCATTGCGAATTCGTCCCACAGCATTGACTTCGACGACACCAAGGAGTCTACGGGCGGGGCATAG
- a CDS encoding hypothetical protein, conserved (encoded by transcript PVX_085990A; Apicoplast targeted protein. Curated by Stuart Ralph, Walter and Eliza Hall Institute of Medical Research, Australia.), whose protein sequence is MALRISTRSCSWHLLLAAYNGPSVKSFQQRGVPLLHHLRGLSRVNKQCVGKTHVNHFMSQERSALSTSSSVQLSGHQSEDYQSDEESDKLILNDSDEDEPDEGEESQVEMSTADGVTDEEVITKCEDGGNVGRTHLGESTPTHEQSCESQSDNKTAHLRKRNKYDPDTVVIYNDLIDLPPGMCSPPLSEEEIEQVNSGGGGSPLEKYSCAVVYAKKARS, encoded by the exons ATGGCACTCCGTATCAGCACCCGCAGTTGCTCTTGGCACCTCCTCCTAGCAGCAT ACAATGGCCCAAGTGTAAAATCATTCCAGCAGAGGGGAGTCCCTCTTTTGCACCACCTAAGAGGCCTCTCTAGGGTAAACAAGCAGTGCGTAGGAAAGACACATGTGAATCATTTTATGAGTCAAGAGCGGAGTGCCCTGTCAACTTCTTCAAGCGTACAACTGAGCGGACACCAATCTGAGGATTACCAGAGTGATGAAGAAAGcgacaaattaattttgaatGATAGTGATGAGGACGAACCTGATGAAGGGGAAGAGTCCCAGGTGGAAATGAGCACTGCGGATGGCGTAACCGACGAGGAGGTCATCACCAAATGCGAAGATGGCGGAAATGTAGGGCGTACCCACTTGGGTGAAAGTACCCCCACCCATGAACAGAGCTGTGAAAGTCAATCGGATAATAAGACCGCCCACTtgaggaaaaggaacaagTACGACCCTGACACGGTGGTGAT ATATAACGACCTAATCGATTTGCCCCCCGGCATGTGCTCACCCCCCCTGAGCGAAGAAGAAATAGAACAAGTCAACTCGGGGGGGGGTGGCTCCCCCCTGGAGAAGTACTCATGTGCCGTCGTTTATGCTAAGAAGGCGCGCTCATAG
- a CDS encoding oxidoreductase, aldo/keto reductase domain containing protein (encoded by transcript PVX_085995A): METFSSVRKKRIPSTPFYPTDKHTCNVKIVPRRNKFVKIKFPDEGSSPQDRRLPYLYLNGNVITHVQLGPRKRRQSNGDASLRGNPARGNVWPTKLYARRKNVGDTAEQPESTEKDEVVKGKVKARRGRKKGEENPPMENGSGGAAVEGAERGGDQVSADKGQAKGERKRGAKKGARKIAKKGTKEMAKRSARKTAKGGTDGGEPLQRTAAPGESSEDQFDDDEAGEHFADEFAVEDEKGENAPRGKKGRRRGSQKGGKAIGTEGEGKADNSEDDIAPKQQGNNSQDDLAQKEQEKLERERKIEFIKRVEFMLEEDEKNEKLYEEREDIEKMRFGEKPPPGSQEFMDTILKNVRTEQQTDAPNSKTQKDKYDLRKKHLFYELLRISNSNSFHTKKIYTHADLIYGMKYRKLGESNLCVSELCVGTNMYENENFISKDDVNVLLNMAFYEYGINFFDICEYDPFPHDPVSYKKGKNKNMNLFLKDKKRENIIINLRMCSSRNVDKITNGEYYLSWIMQDLKDDSPTFYNMEERLDKILKNLNTNYVDILTIDMPERYIPNGAKGEDTYVWGFENLSSSQGIQNGKNVMSIEEQFDILEKLILKGKVKHIAVSNESVWGIYQWCSLAKKKKKKYMKIVCTQNLYNLLHRNEVESSGLVEMMLRENFNVPLVPYGLLAGGILTGKYLDPERYHTMGPDTLLGDDQLDHDLDDSKGNKAEDYGYLSYGPRNGRCNKYPYLYKSHRCVWAQDATAEYMKLARSHGMSLAQLSLSFVYSRPFVASSIIGPRTIGQLKDSVFALNYPMYQHTEWDLHEIFLRYRGCTMDGNTILNSLKDPNKTSQTAFYKSANIPILSGGTHWNNYPLPFFNKRYEYTDLKEEHDRIKSTFGLNDEPNDSNFISSRIWVEREKKKGEYFALKESKLFEWDKYKIYKGVMTKLSNKEKYLYDTSDFHFYYKGNNISVVPTDEEITNFYENREKVKKVISQTINDCQELYQYQEQLGQEMPDIFNNLNIDLIYKQLLNRHNINPLDKDELDSIYRYIKLTPEELKTEDFWYIYKYNPLDTSFAFRTGTEP, from the coding sequence ATGGAGACTTTTTCCTCTGTgcgaaagaaaagaattcCCAGCACCCCATTTTATCCAACAGACAAACACACGTGTAACGTTAAAATCGTTCCAAGGAGGAATAAATTTGTGAAGATAAAATTCCCAGACGAGGGTTCGTCTCCTCAGGATAGGCGACTTCCCTACCTTTATCTCAACGGAAATGTTATTACCCACGTGCAGTTAGGACCACGAAAGCGGCGTCAATCTAATGGCGATGCATCGCTCCGGGGCAACCCTGCGAGAGGAAATGTATGGCCTACAAAGTTGTACgcgaggaggaaaaacgTTGGGGATACCGCTGAACAACCGGAAAGCACAGAAAAGGATGAAGTGGTAAAGGGCAAAGTAAAGGCCCGtcggggaaggaaaaaaggggaggaaaacccCCCTATGGAGAATGGAAGCGGTGGTGCGGCGGTTGAGGGGgcagaaagggggggggatcAAGTGAGCGCGGATAAAGGGCAAGCCAAGGGGGAACGCAAaaggggcgcaaaaaagggtgcCAGAAAGATCGCAAAGAAGGGTACCAAAGAGATGGCAAAAAGGAGTGCCAGAAAGACCGCCAAAGGGGGCACAGACGGGGGAGAACCCCTCCAGCGAACCGCCGCCCCGGGGGAGTCCAGTGAAGACCAGTTTGACGACGACGAGGCGGGCGAACATTTTGCGGACGAGTTTGCCGTGGAAgacgaaaaaggggaaaacgcaccgcgggggaaaaagggacgcAGGAGGGGAagtcaaaaggggggcaaagcAATCGGCACGGAAGGCGAAGGAAAGGCGGACAACTCGGAGGACGACATCGCCCCAAAACAGCAGGGGAACAACTCGCAGGACGACCTCGCCCAAAAGGAGCAGGAAAAACTGGAGAGGGAACGCAAAATTGAATTCATCAAAAGGGTAGAATTTATGCTcgaggaagacgaaaaaaatgaaaagctgtACGAAGAGAGAGAGGACATTGAAAAGATGCGGTTCGGAGAAAAGCCACCCCCAGGAAGCCAAGAATTCATGGAcacgattttaaaaaatgtgcgcaCGGAGCAGCAGACAGACGCACCAAATTCGAAAACTCAAAAGGACAAATACGACCTGAGGAAAAAACACCTTTTTTACGAACTGCTCCGAATTAGCAACTCCAACAGTTtccacacaaaaaaaatttacacgcACGCCGATTTGATATATGGAATGAAATACAGAAAGTTGGGAGAAAGTAACCTGTGCGTAAGTGAACTCTGCGTAGGAACGAACAtgtatgaaaatgaaaacttcATCAGCAAGGACGATGTGAATGTCCTGCTGAACATGGCATTTTACGAATatggaataaatttttttgatatcTGTGAATATGACCCATTTCCACATGACCCAGTCAgctacaaaaaggggaaaaataaaaacatgaaTTTATTCCTCAAAGataagaaaagggaaaacatcATCATAAATCTACGAATGTGTTCCTCAAGAAATGTGGACAAAATTACCAATGGAGAATATTACCTAAGTTGGATTATGCAAGATCTGAAGGATGACAGTCCTACCTTTTACAATATGGAAGAAAGGCtggataaaattttaaaaaatttaaataccAATTATGTGGACATTTTAACCATCGATATGCCTGAACGGTACATACCAAAtggcgcaaagggggaagacacTTACGTATGGGGGTTTGAAAATTTGAGTTCCTCACAGGGTatacaaaatggcaaaaacgTAATGTCGATAGAAGAACAGTTTGACATTTTGGAGAAGTTAATTCTCAAAGGGAAGGTAAAACACATTGCTGTTTCGAACGAATCCGTTTGGGGAATATACCAGTGGTGTagtttggcaaaaaaaaaaaaaaaaaaatatatgaaaattgtATGTACACAGAATTTGTACAATTTGTTACACAGAAATGAGGTGGAGTCATCCGGCCTTGTAGAAATGATGCTGcgggaaaattttaatgtacCTCTTGTTCCTTACGGGTTGCTAGCTGGGGGAATACTAACAGGCAAGTATTTAGACCCGGAGAGGTACCACACTATGGGCCCGGACACCCTCCTGGGGGATGACCAGCTCGATCACGACTTGGATGACTCTAAAGGGAACAAAGCCGAGGATTACGGGTATTTATCTTACGGCCCAAGGAATGGCCGCTGCAATAAGTACCCATATCTGTACAAATCACACAGGTGTGTGTGGGCCCAAGACGCGACAGCCGAATACATGAAGTTAGCTAGATCGCACGGAATGTCCCTAGCACAGCTAAGCTTAAGCTTCGTTTATAGTAGACCCTTTGTTGCTTCCTCCATAATAGGCCCCAGAACCATAGGCCAGCTAAAAGACTCCGTCTTTGCACTTAACTACCCAATGTATCAACACACAGAGTGGGATTTGCACGAAATTTTCCTACGATATAGAGGGTGCACCATGGATGGAAATACAATTCTTAATAGCCTTAAAGACCCAAACAAAACTAGCCAAACGGCTTTCTACAAAAGTGCAAACATCCCTATACTTAGTGGAGGGACCCACTGGAATAATtaccccctccctttttttaacaaaaggtATGAGTACACTGATCTGAAGGAAGAACACGATCGCATAAAATCCACCTTTGGATTGAATGACGAGCCGAATGATTCAAACTTCATCAGCTCCCGGATATGGgtcgaaagggaaaaaaaaaaaggagagtacTTCGCCCTAAAAGAAAGCAAACTGTTCGAGTGGGACAAATACAAAATCTACAAAGGAGTAATGACCAAATTAAGTAACAAGGAGAAGTACCTCTACGATACCTCCGACTTCCATTTCTACTATAAGGGTAACAACATCTCGGTGGTCCCTACCGATGAGGAGATAAcgaatttttatgaaaaccgggaaaaggtgaagaaggtcATCAGCCAAACCATAAATGACTGCCAAGAGCTGTATCAGTATCAAGAACAGTTGGGCCAGGAAATGCCcgacatttttaacaacctTAACATTGATTTGATTTATAAGCAGCTGTTGAACAGGCACAATATTAACCCTTTGGATAAGGACGAACTGGATTCCATATACCGGTATATTAAGCTAACCCCCGAGGAGTTAAAGACGGAGGATTTCTGGTACATCTACAAGTACAACCCGCTCGACACGTCCTTTGCCTTCCGCACGGGCACCGAGCCGTGA
- a CDS encoding hypothetical protein, conserved (encoded by transcript PVX_086000A) — translation MRKRKYGSRSTPTENEANEDPIDEQERKYIYPSIANSPILLHNDQVIYAYGSSLIFYSLKEKKFVKKIDEHENAIRSLDVNKNGTKKYFLTTGDDKVIVIYDEQWSVCHKIVHKKKIVKAYFLKYVQEEDKKFEIIFIDKYGDVYLFDLKLVAQGTPTMGEAPTVGEASTTSLSCCTTKLSYLQDSLNDIQENDEDLFFMNNFERMLQGEEGEEENNEEEDKAEGGHSEGGHSGGDEGQSGKLAQVKEKLERHYAKCFQSETLMYPILACNSAVISLHYDSNFLIIGDRDEKIRIVKNKKINQIYNFYLNHKLFITSLVLINSKTFCSAAADCYLHMWDIKTKDIIDTLYFDSSFLCKLAEWKAPFGNSVHLKKYKFVINTLIFKESTWTIYATAENLKGILIIPLAISGDGSHLLTFNKEEISFFPLQQEVLSFIFLSLDGDDECILFVDRSAGQLHQIKLTDRGKLAGEVVTLDRHAFFDGAKQMDIGLINYWKHTTIEDEIP, via the exons atgagaaagcGAAAATATGGAAGCCGGTCTACCCCCACGGAGAACGAAGCAAATGAGGATCCCATAGACGAGCAGGAAAGAAAGTACATTTACCCAAGCATCGCCAACTCGCCAATACTCTTGCACAACGACCAGGTCATCTACGCATATGGCAGCAGTCTGATATTTTATTCcctgaaggaaaaaaaatttgtaaaaaaaattgatgagcATGAAAATGCTATTAGATCATTagatgttaataaaaatggaactaaaaaatatttcttgaCAACTGGGGATGATAAAGTGATAGTGATTTATGATGAGCAGTGGTCCGTGTGCCACAAAATTGtgcataagaaaaaaatcgtgaaggcgtattttttaaaatatgtgcaGGAGGAAGACAAGAAGTTcgaaataattttcattgACAAGTATGGAGACGTGTACCTGTTTGACCTCAAGTTGGTGGCGCAGGGGACCCCCACCATGGGGGAAGCCCCAACGGTGGGTGAAGCCTCAACGACGAGCCTCTCCTGCTGCACCACCAAGTTGAGCTACCTGCAGGATTCGCTGAACGACATCCAGGAAAATGACGAGGATTTGTTTTTCATGAATAATTTCGAGCGCATGCTtcagggggaggagggggaggaagaaaataacgAGGAAGAAGATAAAGCGGAGGGAGGTCACTCAGAAGGAGGCCACTCGGGAGGTGATGAAGGGCAGTCGGGCAAACTCGCCCAGGTGAAGGAAAAGCTGGAGCGGCACTACGCCAAGTGCTTCCAAAGCGAAACGCTGATGTACCCAATCCTCGCGTGCAACTCTGCAGTCATATCGCTACACTACGACAgcaactttttaataataggAGACagagatgaaaaaataagaattgtgaaaaataaaaaaataaaccaaatATACAACTTTTATTTAAATCACAAGTTATTTATCACTTCCCTCGTTTTGATAAATTCTAAAACGTTTTGTTCTGCCGCCGCGGATTGCTACCTCCACATGTGGGACATTAAGACGAAGGATATTATTGACACGTTGTATTTTgactcctcctttttgtgcaaaCTGGCAGAGTGGAAGGCCCCCTTTGGCAATTCGGtccatttgaaaaaatataagtttgTTATCAACACGTTGATTTTTAAGGAAAGCACTTGGACAATCTACGCCACTGCAGAAAATTTGAAAGGAATTTTAATCATCCCACTAGCCATAAGTGGAGATGGCAGCCATTTGTTAACTTTTAATAAGGaagaaatttcattttttcctcttcaacaGGAGGTTTTATCTTTCATCTTTTTATCACTTGATGGGGATGATGAGTGTATACTTTTTGTCGATAGGAGTGCAGGCCAATTGCATCAGATCAAATTAACAGATCGTGGGAAGTTGGCTGGAGAGGTGGTCACCCTCGACCGGCATGCCTTCTTTGACGGCGCGAAGCAAATGG atATCGGATTGATAAATTACTGGAAGCACACCACGATAGAGGACGAAATTCCTTAG